The Procambarus clarkii isolate CNS0578487 chromosome 76, FALCON_Pclarkii_2.0, whole genome shotgun sequence genome includes a window with the following:
- the LOC123771591 gene encoding zinc finger protein 84-like yields MANNTHARIHKGEKQYHCSVCQKNFTRKSSLITHMRIHTGEKPYHCSVCQKDFSHKLSLITHMRIHTGRNPYHCSECQKNFTRKSSLITHMRIHTGEKPYHCSECQKDFSLKSSLIAHIRINTGEKPYHCSVCQKDFSHKSSLITHMRIHTGEKPYHCSECQKDFSQKSFLITHMRIHTGEKPYHCSECQKDFSLKSSLITHMRIHTGEKPYHCSECQKDFSQKSFLITHMRIHTGEKPYHCSECQKDFSKKSSLITHMRIHTGEKPYHCSECQKDFSKKSSLITHMRIHTGEKPYHCSECQKDFSQKSYLRKHMRIHTGEKPYHCSECQKDFSQKSYLITHMRIHTGEKPYHCSECQKDFSQKSFLITHMRIHTGEKPYHCSECQKDFSFKSSLITHMRIHTGEKPYHCSECQKDFSFKSNLITHMRIHTGEKPYHCLVCQKDFSQKSYLRKHMRIHTGEKPYHCSECQKDFSKKSSLITHMRIHTGEKPYHCSECQKDFSKKSNLITHMRIHTGEKPYHCSECQKDFSQKSTLITHTRIHTGEKPYHCSECQKDFKQKSNLIKHIRIHTA; encoded by the coding sequence atggCTAATAACACACACGCAAGGATTCATAAAGGAGAGAAACaatatcactgttcagtatgtcaaaaaaACTTTACAAGGAAATCaagtctaataacacacatgaggattcatacaggagagaaaccatatcactgttcagtatgtcaaaaagacttttcacacaaattatctctaataacacacatgaggattcatacaggaaggaacccatatcactgttcagagtgtcaaaaaaACTTTACACGAAAatcatctctaataacacacatgaggattcatacaggagagaagccatatcactgttcagaatgtcaaaaagacttttcacttaaATCATCTCTAATAGCACACATCAGGAttaatacaggagagaaaccatatcactgttcagtatgtcaaaaagacttttcacataaatcatctctaataacacacatgaggattcatacaggagagaagccatatcactgttcagaatgtcaaaaagacttttcacaaaaatcatttctaataacacacatgaggattcatacaggagagaaaccatatcactgttcagaatgtcaaaaagacttttcacttaaatcaagtctaataacacacatgaggattcatacaggagagaaaccatatcactgttcagaatgtcaaaaagacttttcacaaaaatcatttctaataacacacatgaggattcatacaggagagaaaccatatcactgttcagaatgtcaaaaagacttttcaaaaaaatcatctctaataacacacatgaggattcatacaggagagaaaccatatcactgttcagaatgtcaaaaagacttttcaaaaaaatcatctctaataacacacatgaggattcatacaggagagaaaccatatcactgttcagaatgtcaaaaagacttttcacaaaaatcatatctaagaaaacacatgaggattcatacaggagagaaaccatatcactgttcagaatgtcaaaaagacttttcacaaaaatcataTCTAATAACAcatatgaggattcatacaggagagaaaccatatcactgttcagaatgtcaaaaagacttttcacaaaaatcatttctaataacacacatgaggattcatacaggagagaaaccatatcactgttcagaatgtcaaaaagacttttcatttAAATCaagtctaataacacacatgaggattcatacaggagagaaaccatatcactgttcagaatgtcaaaaagacttttcatttaaatcaaatctaataacacacatgaggattcatacaggagagaaaccatatcactgtttagtgtgtcaaaaagacttttcacaaaaatcataTTTAAgaaaacacatgaggattcatacaggagagaaaccatatcactgttcagaatgtcaaaaagacttttcaaaaaaatcatctctaataacacacatgaggattcatacaggagagaaaccatatcactgttcagaatgtcaaaaagacttttcaaaaaaatcaaatctaataacacacatgaggattcatacaggagagaaaccatatcactgttcagaatgtcaaaaagacttttcacaaaaatcaactctaataacacacacgaggattcatacaggagagaaaccatatcactgttcagagtgtcaaaaagactttaaaCAAAAATCAAATCTAATAAAGCACATTAGGATTCATACAGCATAA